AATGGTTTTTAAATGCCTGTTTGTGTGCTTCTTCTTTCGAGTAGTAATGTATCTCTCCACCTGTCGCCCATTTTGCCTATCCGCTCTCTGCGTCCTACAATACGGAAGCCGCAGGCTTCATGGATTTTCACACTACCGGTATTTTCCGGAAAGATGCCTGCCTGTAAAGTCCAGAAATTGTGCAGCTCACTTTCCCGGATTAGCGCTTCCAGCAGCTGACGGCCAATCCCCTTGCCCCGCGCATCGGGGGCAACATATACACTTACTTCAGCTACGCCGGAGTATACACAGCGGCTGGATACAGCTGTCAGTGCAGCCCAGCCTAATACCCGGTTATTTTCAACAGCAACGAGGCGGCAGGTTTTCAGATGGGACTGGTCCCATTCTTCCCATGAGGGTGCTGCAGTCTGGAACGTGGCATTGCCGGTAGCAATGCCCGCTTCGTAGATGGATAATACCTGACTTCCGTGGTCGGCAGTCATCGGCTGAATAGTCATATAGTATTGGTTTCAGGTGATCAATTAACAGCAACCCGGAGGGCAACATGCCGTCTCGGACGGTTTTTCCGCGTAAACGGTAATACTGTAGATGCCTGTATCACCGGAACGGAAGGCAGCTATTTCTTCAGCGTTCAGGTAGTTGGAAAGAATATCATCCGGAATGGTGATGGTTTTCTCTTTCTGGATGGTGATGTTTGTAAAGCCGCTGTTTTCGATCATGTCCAGGTACTCATTTTTCTGCACGGCGCCGGATACGCAACCGGCGTACATTTCCGCTGCCTGCTGAATGCCGGCCGGCAGAGTGCCCTGCAATACGATATCGGAAATACTGAAGTGCCCGCCAGGTTTCAGCACACGGAAAATTTCCCTGATAACGCCGTTTTTGTTGGGCACCAGGTTCAATACACAATTGCTGACCACCACGTCCGCAACATTGGCGGTTACGGGCATTTTCTCAATGTCGCCCTGACGGAACTCTACATTATTGAAATTCAGTTTCTCCGCATTGGCACGGGCTTTTTCAATCATGGCAGGCGTGAAGTCGATGCCTATTACCTTTCCGGACCCGCCGGTTTCCTGCCTGGCGATGAAACAGTCATTACCTGCGCCGGAGCCCAGATCGATAACGGTATCTCCTTTTTTGATTTTTGCAAACTGCGTTGGCAATCCACATCCCAGGCCCAGGTCTGCATCCGGGTTGTACCCTTCCAGCTGTGAATAGTCATCGCTCATGATATTATATACTTCGGTAGAACAACAACCGGAGCCGCAACAGGAAGATGCGTTGGTAGCCTTGTCCTGTAAAGCGATTTCACTGTATTTCTGTTTTACCAGTTCCTTCATTTGTTCGTCGGTAGCCATGGTATCTATTATTGTATTATTGCAATATTGCGATATATTTAAACAAAAAAATATCAGCAGCAGGACTGTTGCAGGTCCACATCTTTAAAGAATGCGCTGAACAGTTCCTTGTACTGCTTCCAGACTTTGGGATTGATGCAGTAACATACACTGGCCCCTTCAATGGAACCCTGTATGATCCCCGCTATTTTCAGTTCTTTCAGATGCTGGGAAGTGGTAGCCTGGGCAAGGCCCAGCTCTTCCACCAAATCCCCGCAGACACAGGCGTTCTTTTTGACCAGGTACTGGAGGATGGCAATACGGGCCGGATGTGCCAGCGCTTTAGCCATAGCGGCTATTTCATTCTGCTGTCTGGTGAACAAATCTGCTTTGGTGGCGCCCATTTATACGATTTTTATTATCGCAATATTACGATATGTTTCAGAAGGAACCAATTTTTTTTATTTGAGGGAGGTAATATTCAAAAAACGGCTTAGAATTTAAATAACCTGGCGGCTTCATTGCACAGGGAAATAAGATTATTATCTTTAGCCAATGAGCCATGATGCTTTCTTTCAGAAAATAAAAACCTACGTTGAACTGTCGTCGCAAGCGGAAGCGGCGTGGGCGGCCTTGCTTCACGAAAATACCTACCACAAGGGCGACAACTTCGTCACCGAAGGCCAGACGCCTAAAAAGGTGGCCTTTATCGTGAAGGGTTTAATGTATCAGTTTTACACCGCCGAAAACGGCGACACGGTGATTAAATATTTCTTCCCCGAGAACCGGATTGCCGGTTCCATGACCGCCACGCTCACACAATCACCAGGCAATTTCACCATAAAAGCCCTGGAGGATACAGTTGTGCTCGAATATAATTTTATGGAGTTTAAAAAGCTTGTTGCGATCTATCCTGATATCGCCGCTTTTTATATCCGCTATATGGAACAGCATTGGATAATCGAGAAGGAACCCTATGAAGTATCGCTCCGGTATGAATCAGCGAAAACCAATTACGATAATTTTCTCCGCACATATCCCGGGTTGGTAAAAAGGCTGAAGAAACACCATATTGCCGCCTATCTCGGTATCACGCCCACACAGCTTAGCCGGATATTTTTGGCGAATAAGTAAAAAAATCCGCCTTTCTCAACAAATGTAAATTTTTAGCAAAAACAGTTACCGCAACTTTGCTGTAATAACAATTAAAAAATCAAGTCATGGCAAAACAAGTATTTATCAACTTACCCGTAAAAGATCTTCAGCAGTCACTGGACTTTTATACGGCCATCGGATTTACCAACAATCCTCAGTTCTCGGATGACTCAGCGAAATGCATGGTGTGGAGTGAAAATATTTTTGTGATGATAATGACCCATGAAAAATTTAAAACTTTTGCGACAAAGCCGTTAGCTGACACCAAAGCAAATCTGGCAGGGCTCTTTTCACTATCCTTAGACAGTATAGACGAAGTGAATAACCTGGTAACGAACGGTATCAAAGCAGGAGGGACGGAGCCCAATGAAATGAGAGACTATGGTTTTATGCAACAGCGGACCATCGAAGATCCGGACGGGCATACCTGGGAAGTCTTTTTTATGGATATTACTAAATTCCCGGCCCAACAATAAAGCGGATAAAAAAGAATCAGCGGCCTCCCACAAACTACTACTTTGAGTATATGTAGTCATGCCTGTAACCGGTAATTTTATGAGAGCAAATCAAATGAATGTTCCGGGGACCAGGTACTTTATATACAACGTTGTGCTGCTGGTTTTTTTTAACACTGACTATCCGGTTAGAAGCCCAGCAAATTGCCCTAGGTAATCCATCTATGGAAGGAGCGCGGGGAAAGGGGATAATACCCGCTCCCTGGTTTATTGTACAGGGCACGCCAGATACACAGCCTGGTATATTCGACATAAAACTGCCGCCATCGGCTGGTAGCAGCTATATTGGCATGCATAGCGGAAAGGGTTTCCTGGAGGGGGTTGGCCAGCAATTAGCGCAACCACTGAAGGCACATACTACCTACGTATTGAGTTTTGATCTGGCGTTTGCCACCTATTATCTTTATCCTGCCTGTTACGGTAACCTCGCTATCTATGGAGGCAATACGCCAGGCGATACTGCCGCCCTGTTATGGTCGTCAGGCAATTTTATTCAAACAGATTGGAAGCGGTATCATGCGGTATTCCGTACAACACAGGCCTGGCGTTATATTTCATTCCTGGCTTATCCTACTGCGCCATGTAACAAGAGCCAGTTTGGCATTGCCTTGCTGATTGACAATTTATCTGCCATCGATGAATTAGTGCTGCCCACGGTAACCGCTGCCGTAAAGCCATGTAGTTGCGGAGAAGTGTCAGACGGCAGTATAACCCTGCATGTAACAGGCGGAGCGCCTCCTTTTCAATATCAACTGGACAACGGCATATGGCAGACGGACAGCGTCTTTTCCGGCCTTGCTGCGGGGCTGCATACCGGAAAAATAAAGGATAATCATGAGTTTGGCGCGCGGGTGGACACTTCAGTGACGTCACCCTGGAAAAACTGCCTGGTAATATTTCCCAATGCATTTACACCTAACAGCGATGGGCAGAATGATATTTTCCGGCCCAAAGTGTATGACGCCATCCATAACTACCGGTTACAGGTATACGACAGGTGGGGAAAACTGGTATTTTCCAGCCTGGCGCCGGAAGCCGGATGGGACGGCACTTTCAGGGGAGCCCGTGCAGGCGTACAGGCCTATGTATATATATGCACATATACCGACAGCCGTCAGGAGCAACATATGTTGAAAGGAAGCGTATTGCTGCTATATTGAGGCGTTATAGTCACGAAGCAATATCGGCTGCATAAGGAAATGTGAGCGTAAAAACAGTACCGGCCGCATTGCTGCTGACGGCTATAGTGCCGTTGTTGGCCATAACGAAACGTTTTACGATGGCAAGCCCCAGGCCGGCACCTTCTTTATCCCCTACATTTCCGGCGCGGAAAAAAGGCGTGCATAAAAAACGTATATGCTCTTCCGGTATACCAATACCTTTGTCCTTTACTTTAATGCATAGTTCTTTTTTCCGGTAATGCAGACTGAGCAAAGGTCCCTGCTCATGAGAGTATTTGAAGGCATTTCCAACCAGGTTGGTCAGGATACCAGCCAGCTGACTTTGATCGATATAAATATCACGGCGTGTCCCGGTAATTTTTATTCTTAACTGACGCTTGTCCGCACGCTGATAGAAATACCGCTGCCGGATCATCCTGGCAAAGGCAGATACATCCGTGATCTCAGGAGTAGCATCCGGATTACCGGCTGCCATGCTGCCGCTGATGAGGATGTCTTCCACCATGTTAGTCAGCATGGTTATCTCTTCTTTAATACGGGATATGTTCCGCTGATAAAAAGGCAACATCAGTTCATCCCGTTGCATTTTCGTTTCCAGTAGTTCTACAGACGATGAAATAGCAGTAATAGGTGTCTTGAATTCGTGCATGGCCATAGAAATGTATTCAGATCGCATATCTGTCAATGACCTTTTCCCGGCAACATGCCTGGTAATAAGTTCGCGCATACAACAGGTTTTCGGTTGATAGAAATATGGTTTATTTCAAAGGATATGAGTTCGCAGGACTACAATTAGTCTATCTAAATTTACAAAATCTCTGATAAAATATTATATAGAATATAATTTAATTTGATTGGTTGGTGCAATATAGTTGATGGTAATCAATAGTTTGTTAGTTTTGAGTTTAATTTTGTTATTTTAGTGGAGAAATGAAATTGATATATTTCATTAATATTAATTTGTTTATGGTAATTCCGTCTATGTTAATAATGATATATAACTAAGACATAGCAGCCCTATCGATTTGCCTTATTTTTCTGTTATATAACTATATTATACCATATCAACCGAAAACCCAGCTCTTTTATTATGATCAACATTGGTATCATTGAAGACAACCACTTTCTGTTAAACAACTATCGCGAATTTCTCGAAGATTTCCAGGAATGTAATGTAGTATTTGCATGCAAAACCATGGAAGAATTTATTGCACTGCCGGTAACCTATCCTGACGTAGAAGTAGTATTAATGGACATCACTTTGCCGGGCATATCAGGTATAGATGGAATTGCAGAAGTGAAGAAACGTTATCCCGATATAAAAGTGATTGTATTGTCCGGGCACGACGATAAACAATATATCATAGAGGCCATTAAAAAAGGCGCCAGCGGCTACATCATTAAAACGAGCCGCCTGAACGATATCTACCAATCCATCATAGACACCATGCAGAGCGGCGCTACTTTATCACCCAAAGCGGCACATATGCTGATCAGTCATCTCAACGGAGATCCGCTGGAAAGTATCAAAGACAAACTTACCCGCAGGGAATATGAACTGGTACAGTTGCTCAAGGAAGGCTACTCATATAAGGAAATGGCGGAAAAGTTGTTCGTCACTGTGTTTACAGTGAACCAGCACCTGAAAAAAGTATATCAGAAGCTAAATGTTTCATCCAAATCTGAATTGATCTCAAAAATATGGTCAAATAATTTATCCTCTCTTCTGTTTATTGCAACCCTCTCCCAAAATTTCTTATATTCTTCTTTTAATGATATGTCTCTTGATTTTGTTGCCGATTTACTTTTATAAGTAACAAGAATATGGAGTTGCGTACAATTTATACTCTAGTTAGTAATTGATTCAGGCCCTCAACTGAAGTAATATTGTATGGAGCGGAACGGCAAGTGAAAGCGATGATATTAAAAGCCATATGATGATATTGAAAACCTGCTTAACCTGGATAGGACTGGGATTACTATGCTTGAATTGTTTGTTTACTGCCTGCACATCAACCAAAAATGCTATTTACTTCAGTGACGTAAAAGACACAGTGCTATCACCGGTTGATGGCAGTTTCGAGCCCAGGATACAAAAGAATGATATACTGCAGATCAATGTAAGCAGTCTTAACCCGGAAGATGTTATCATTTACAATGTTTCCAACATGACCTCCGCGTCAGGCGCCGGAGGGGCCAATGCAGGAGCAGGCGCTATGCTGGGAGGCTTCCTGGTGAATGAGCAGGGATATATTCAATACCCGGTGCTGGGGCCTGTTAAAGTGACCGGTTTTACTAAAAAATCACTCACCGACTACCTGCACGATCAGCTCATAGCACGCAAGCTGCTGGTAGATCCTGTGGTAAGTATCCGTTTTCTGAATTATCGTGTTACCATATTGGGGGAAGTCAGCAAACCTACAGTAGTAAATGTTACCAACGAAAAAATATCAGTACTGGAAGCGCTGGGAATGGCAGGTGATATAACGGTGTTTGGCAAACGAAACAATATTCTCCTGATACGGGAAGTCGATGGCGAAAGGATCATCCGCCGGCTGGACCTGAACGACAAAAAAATCCTTAATTCCCCTTACTATTTTCTGCAATCAAATGATATACTTTATGTGGAACCCAATAAGTCAAAGATAGCAACGGCTGACCGGTCCCGGCAGATACTGCCCATCGCGCTCAGCAGCTTGTCCTTACTCGTTATTATCCTGGACCGTTTGATTATTAATAACTAGCATATGCAAAAGGTAAAGGTAAATGGAAACCCAATCCAGACCGGCGAAACGCCACAGAGCCTGCTGACGTTCATCCGTTCGCACTATCTGCCTTACTGGCCGTTGTTCGCAGCAGCCATAGCAGCTGCCCTTGCATGTGCCTTCCTGTATCTGCGTTACGCCACGCCGCTCTATAAAATATCTGCGGTATTGCTGGTGCAGGAAGCATCTAACGGACTTGGCGCCAGCGACATGTTGCAGTCGCTCGATCTGATGGGAGGCAGCAAAACGATCATGGAAAATGAAATTGAAATATTAAAGTCGCG
This sequence is a window from Chitinophaga varians. Protein-coding genes within it:
- a CDS encoding GNAT family N-acetyltransferase gives rise to the protein MTIQPMTADHGSQVLSIYEAGIATGNATFQTAAPSWEEWDQSHLKTCRLVAVENNRVLGWAALTAVSSRCVYSGVAEVSVYVAPDARGKGIGRQLLEALIRESELHNFWTLQAGIFPENTGSVKIHEACGFRIVGRRERIGKMGDRWRDTLLLERRSTQTGI
- a CDS encoding arsenite methyltransferase — its product is MATDEQMKELVKQKYSEIALQDKATNASSCCGSGCCSTEVYNIMSDDYSQLEGYNPDADLGLGCGLPTQFAKIKKGDTVIDLGSGAGNDCFIARQETGGSGKVIGIDFTPAMIEKARANAEKLNFNNVEFRQGDIEKMPVTANVADVVVSNCVLNLVPNKNGVIREIFRVLKPGGHFSISDIVLQGTLPAGIQQAAEMYAGCVSGAVQKNEYLDMIENSGFTNITIQKEKTITIPDDILSNYLNAEEIAAFRSGDTGIYSITVYAEKPSETACCPPGCC
- a CDS encoding ArsR/SmtB family transcription factor; amino-acid sequence: MGATKADLFTRQQNEIAAMAKALAHPARIAILQYLVKKNACVCGDLVEELGLAQATTSQHLKELKIAGIIQGSIEGASVCYCINPKVWKQYKELFSAFFKDVDLQQSCC
- a CDS encoding Crp/Fnr family transcriptional regulator, producing MSHDAFFQKIKTYVELSSQAEAAWAALLHENTYHKGDNFVTEGQTPKKVAFIVKGLMYQFYTAENGDTVIKYFFPENRIAGSMTATLTQSPGNFTIKALEDTVVLEYNFMEFKKLVAIYPDIAAFYIRYMEQHWIIEKEPYEVSLRYESAKTNYDNFLRTYPGLVKRLKKHHIAAYLGITPTQLSRIFLANK
- a CDS encoding VOC family protein, with product MAKQVFINLPVKDLQQSLDFYTAIGFTNNPQFSDDSAKCMVWSENIFVMIMTHEKFKTFATKPLADTKANLAGLFSLSLDSIDEVNNLVTNGIKAGGTEPNEMRDYGFMQQRTIEDPDGHTWEVFFMDITKFPAQQ
- a CDS encoding gliding motility-associated C-terminal domain-containing protein; translated protein: MEGARGKGIIPAPWFIVQGTPDTQPGIFDIKLPPSAGSSYIGMHSGKGFLEGVGQQLAQPLKAHTTYVLSFDLAFATYYLYPACYGNLAIYGGNTPGDTAALLWSSGNFIQTDWKRYHAVFRTTQAWRYISFLAYPTAPCNKSQFGIALLIDNLSAIDELVLPTVTAAVKPCSCGEVSDGSITLHVTGGAPPFQYQLDNGIWQTDSVFSGLAAGLHTGKIKDNHEFGARVDTSVTSPWKNCLVIFPNAFTPNSDGQNDIFRPKVYDAIHNYRLQVYDRWGKLVFSSLAPEAGWDGTFRGARAGVQAYVYICTYTDSRQEQHMLKGSVLLLY
- a CDS encoding sensor histidine kinase; this translates as MRELITRHVAGKRSLTDMRSEYISMAMHEFKTPITAISSSVELLETKMQRDELMLPFYQRNISRIKEEITMLTNMVEDILISGSMAAGNPDATPEITDVSAFARMIRQRYFYQRADKRQLRIKITGTRRDIYIDQSQLAGILTNLVGNAFKYSHEQGPLLSLHYRKKELCIKVKDKGIGIPEEHIRFLCTPFFRAGNVGDKEGAGLGLAIVKRFVMANNGTIAVSSNAAGTVFTLTFPYAADIAS
- a CDS encoding response regulator, with amino-acid sequence MINIGIIEDNHFLLNNYREFLEDFQECNVVFACKTMEEFIALPVTYPDVEVVLMDITLPGISGIDGIAEVKKRYPDIKVIVLSGHDDKQYIIEAIKKGASGYIIKTSRLNDIYQSIIDTMQSGATLSPKAAHMLISHLNGDPLESIKDKLTRREYELVQLLKEGYSYKEMAEKLFVTVFTVNQHLKKVYQKLNVSSKSELISKIWSNNLSSLLFIATLSQNFLYSSFNDMSLDFVADLLL
- a CDS encoding polysaccharide biosynthesis/export family protein, translated to MMILKTCLTWIGLGLLCLNCLFTACTSTKNAIYFSDVKDTVLSPVDGSFEPRIQKNDILQINVSSLNPEDVIIYNVSNMTSASGAGGANAGAGAMLGGFLVNEQGYIQYPVLGPVKVTGFTKKSLTDYLHDQLIARKLLVDPVVSIRFLNYRVTILGEVSKPTVVNVTNEKISVLEALGMAGDITVFGKRNNILLIREVDGERIIRRLDLNDKKILNSPYYFLQSNDILYVEPNKSKIATADRSRQILPIALSSLSLLVIILDRLIINN